The following are encoded together in the Oncorhynchus kisutch isolate 150728-3 linkage group LG8, Okis_V2, whole genome shotgun sequence genome:
- the LOC109895456 gene encoding cadherin-15-like: MLAQEMTSRGLAVLCVLVAGLGQVGSSSQAGREDLNPVVLYPWRQRSSGGLSRVKRDWIIPPIRVLENSKQVPENLVQIKSDKIFTGEVIYKLEGPGVDQDPKDLFEIDDKTGWIRSMIPLDREKNRSFTLKAFALSPSGERLENPSTIEIVVLDQNDNRPNFSQKEFSGSVSEFSVPGTSVMSVTATDADDPTTDNAILSYSIIGQESIPPLRINKTMFGINNETGAIYTRDVGLDWEVVKGFRLTLQVADMSGMGLISLANAVIHVTDINNNPPQFAPDLYTMSAVENKVDFVIGWVNATDNDEPGTGNWETKYTIAKGNPSRNFAIRTDPVTNEGILSVVKALDYETQEVYTLTLTVENVNPLSIKAPKDPVSSATVVVTVVNENEAPRFNKDPIEIVVLESVDPGTLLASNIAYDPDNAKLKYDILRDPEGWLIINHETGEIAARKPFDVRSPHVKNNIYNAVIRVTDTDAGGISTTASLVITLRETNDFFPQLFPQMGTVCSESGRETSGLFLSAVDEDLPPHAEPFTFQLQDINVSANWTIIQVNETHAVLRPLVELEIGEYAVTVLVTDSGTPSLGAYAQVNVTVCLCGKDGECKTEAAAIFGTRVGVSFIALLVIMASIALLLLLLLLAVAVGNCRRHHMKKGEGLLVGESDEDIRDNVLNYDEQGGGEEDENAFNIDLLRNPVDVGPLPISFYPPITGIPRGKQPLRKDYPDNLPSPSYPRKPPADPTDIEDFINDGLEAADHDPNVPPYDTALIYDYESDGSLAGSLSSIASASSDGDQDYDYLNDWGPRFKKLANMYDPR, encoded by the exons GTCGGGAGCAGCAGCCAAGCGGGCAGGGAGGACCTTAACCCAGTGGTCCTGTATCCATGGAGACAGAGGAGCAGTGGAGGTCTGAGCAGGGTGAAGAGGGACTGGATCATCCCTCCAATCAGGGTGCTGGAGAACAGCAAGCAAGTCCCTGAAAACCTGGTCCAG ATCAAATCAGACAAGATTTTCACCGGAGAAGTGATCTACAAGCTGGAAGGACCAGGGGTTGACCAGGACCCTAAGGACCTGTTTGAGATAGACGATAAAACGGGCTGGATCAGGAGCATGATTCCCctggacagagagaaaaacagaagCTTCACG CTGAAAGCCTTTGCCCTGTCGCCCagtggagagagactggagaatcCCTCCACCATTGAGATCGTAGTGCTGGATCAAAATGATAACCGGCCCAACTTCTCCCAGAAAGAGTTTTCTGGATCCGTTTCTGAATTCTCCGTACCAG GCACATCTGTGATGTCTGTGACTGCGACTGATGCTGACGACCCAACCACAGATAACGCTATCCTGAGCTACTCCATCATTGGCCAGGAGAGCATCCCGCCTCTCCGCATCAATAAGACCATGTTTGGCATCAACAACGAGACAGGGGCCATTTACACACGAGACGTGGGCCTAGACTGGGAG GTGGTTAAAGGTTTTAGGTTGACACTGCAGGTTGCTGACATGTCAGGCATGGGGTTAATCAGTCTTGCCAATGCAGTCATACATGTGACTGACATCAACAACAATCCCCCACAATTCGCCCCAGACCTG TACACTATGTCAGCTGTGGAGAACAAAGTAGACTTCGTGATTGGCTGGGTCAACGCCACAGACAATGATGAGCCAGGGACAGGAAACTGGGAGACCAAATACACTATCGCCAAGGGCAACCCCTCCAGGAACTTTGCCATTCGCACAGACCCTGTGACCAACGAGGGTATTCTGTCAGTGGTGAAG gctCTGGACTACGAGACCCAGGAGGTGTATACTTTGACTCtgacagtggagaatgtgaaCCCTCTCAGCATCAAGGCCCCCAAGGACCCCGTAAGCAGTGCCACAGTGGTGGTGACCGTGGTGAATGAGAACGAGGCCCCACGCTTCAATAAAGACCCCATAGAGATCGTGGTTCTTGAGTCTGTGGACCCTGGCACCTTGCTGGCCAGTAACATCGCCTACGATCCTGATAATGCAAAACTCAA GTATGACATACTCAGAGATCCTGAGGGATGGCTTATAATCAATCACGAGACTGGAGAAATCGCAGCCAGGAAACCGTTCGATGTCCGCTCCCCTCACGTCAAGAACAACATTTACAATGCAGTCATCAGAGTCACAGACACAG ATGCTGGTGGAATCTCGACCACAGCGTCTCTGGTGATCACGTTGCGGGAGACCAATGACTTCTTCCCTCAGCTGTTCCCCCAGATGGGGACGGTGTGCAGCGAGTCAGGCCGGGAGACATCTGGTCTGTTCCTGAGTGCTGTGGATGAGGACCTGCCCCCTCATGCTGAACCCTTCACCTTCCAACTGCAAGACATCAATGTGTCTGCCAACTGGACCATCATACAGGTCAACG agactCATGCAGTGCTGCGACCCCTGGTAGAGCTGGAGATAGGGGAATATGCTGTCACTGTGTTGGTGACTGACTCTGGTACCCCTAGTCTCGGTGCATATGCTCAGGTcaatgtgactgtgtgtctgtgtgggaaaGACGGTGAATGTAAGACCGAAGCTGCTGCCATATTCGGAACACGAGTTGGTGTCAGCTTCATCGCCTTACTGGTCATCATGGCCAGCATCGCACTCCTGCTAT TGCTGCTGCTCCTGGCTGTAGCCGTGGGTAACTGCAGACGGCATCATATGAAGAAAggagaggggctgctggtgggggAGTCAGACGAAGACATCCGTGACAACGTCCTGAACTATGACGAGCagggtggtggagaggaggatgag AATGCCTTCAACATTGACCTACTGAGGAACCCAGTGGATGTGGGACCACTCCCAATATCCTTCTACCCTCCCATCACTGGCATCCCCAGGGGAAAGCAGCCACTCAGGAAAGACTACCCAGACAACCTGCCCTCCCCCTCGTATCCACGGAAACCCCCAGCGGACCCCACTGACATTGAGGACTTCATCAATGAT GGCCTGGAGGCAGCAGACCATGACCCCAACGTCCCTCCCTACGACACAGCTCTGATCTATGACTACGAGAGTGATGGCTCCCTGGCAGGCAGCCTGAGCTCCATCGCCTCAGCCAGCTCAGACGGCGACCAGGACTATGACTACCTCAATGACTGGGGACCACGCTTTAAGAAACTGGCCAACATGTACGACCCACGCTAA
- the LOC109895455 gene encoding paraplegin: protein MAALRRASSCRNYKTIIWTVSRRTNCQFVNKRQNNDGVKLQQSTCMNCKRLSGSIRPFVTQPHNGLNPGLIQQLLHRPMSTRLTAIRKLLIKNNLFKNPVGLWNVLDSTNNFSTSQSNQQDKKKSDGPKGKNPEEDEEERKRREQEDQMYKERLRTLFIIALIMSLLNSINTSGGNISWNDFVNEMLAKGEVSRVQVVPESDIVEIYLHPGAVIFGRPRLALMYRMQVANIDKFEEKLRAAEEELNIDAKDRIPVSYKRTGFFGNALYALGMAAIGVAILWYIFRLAGMGGKEGGFSAFNQLKMAKFTIVDGKSGKGVSFKDVAGMHEAKMEVKEFVDYLKCPDRYLNLGAKVPKGSLLLGPPGCGKTLLAKAVATEAQVPFLAMAGSEFVEVIGGLGAARVRSLFKEARARAPCIVYIDEIDAVGKKRSNNMSGFSNTEEEQTLNQLLVEMDGMGTTDHVIVLASTNRADILDNALMRPGRLDRHIFIDLPTLQERKEIYEQHLKILKLTHPASSYSLRLAELTPGFSGADIANICNEAALHAAREGYKSIDTFNFEYAVERVLAGSVKKSKILSKEEQRIVAFHESGHALVGWLLEHTEALMKVSIAPRTNAALGFAQILPRDQYLFSKEQLFERMCMALGGRASEAITFNKVTTGAQDDLRKVTRVAYSMVKQYGMSSSVGQVSFPETVEQGAVGRRPFSQGLQQQMDHEAKLLIARAYRQTEKLLLDNRDKLIMLANALLEREVVNYEDIEALLGPPPHGPKKMIAPQSWIEAEKDKQDTGEDDEPRPPPRRKDDDEDNDEHLNLRPV from the exons ATGGCAGCTCTGCGACGTGCCAGTTCTTGTAGAAATTACAAGACCATAATATGGACCGTGTCGCGACGCACCAATTGTCAATTTGTCAACAAGCGTCAAAACAACGATGGCGTCAAACTGCAGCAATCGACATGTATGAACTGTAAAAGATTATCAGGCTCAATTCGTCCATTTGTGACTCAACCACATAATGGCCTCAACCCTGGACTCATTCAG CAACTGCTACACAGACCCATGAGTACCAGATTGACAGCAATACGTAAACTTCTGATCAAGAACAACTTGTTCAAAAACCCtgttggcctgtggaatgttttaG ATTCCACAAATAATTTCAGTACATCTCAGTCTAACCAACAAGATAAAAAGAAGAGTGATGGACCTAAGGGAAAAAATCCAGAGGAAGATGAAG AGGAGAGGAAGCGGCGGGAGCAAGAGGATCAGATGTATAAGGAACGTCTGCGCACTCTCTTCATCATCGCCCTCATCATGAGCCTCCTCAACTCCATCAATACCAGCGGGGGAAACATCTCCTGGAATGACTTTGTCAATGAGATGCTGGCTAAGGGTGAGGTGTCTCGTGTGCAGGTGGTCCCTGAGAGCGACATCGTGGAAATCTACCTCCACCCAGGAGCAGTCATCTTCGGAAGGCCT AGGCTGGCTCTGATGTACCGTATGCAGGTGGCCAACATTGACAAATTTGAGGAGAAGCTTAGAGCTGCAGAAGAGGAGCTGAACATTGACGCCAAGGACAGGATACCAGTCTCCTACAAGCGCACTGGCTTCTTTGGAAA TGCACTTTATGCCCTTGGAATGGCTGCCATTGGGGTGGCAATCCTGTGGTATATTTTCCGCCTGGCTGGCATGGGTGGAAAAGAGGGCGGCTTCAGTGCATTT AACCAGCTAAAAATGGCCAAGTTCACTATCGTGGATGGCAAGTCTGGGAAGGGTGTGAGTTTCAAAGATGTGGCCGGCATGCACGAGGCAAAGATGGAGGTGAAGGAGTTTGTTGACTATTTGAAG TGCCCAGACAGGTACCTCAACCTGGGGGCCAAAGTCCCTAAGGGCTCCCTGCTGCTGGGGCCCCCAGGCTGTGGAAAGACTCTGCTGGCTAAGGCTGTGGCCACAGAGGCACAGGTGCCCTTCCTGGCGATGGCAGGCTCTGAGTTTGTGGAAGTCATTGGGG GTCTTGGTGCTGCCAGGGTGAGGAGTCTGTTCAAAGAGGCGCGTGCTCGAGCCCCCTGCATCGTCTACATAGATGAGATTGATGCTGTGGGAAAGAAGCGCTCCAATAACATGTCTGGCTTCTCGAACACAGAGGAAGAGCAGACCCTCAATCAGCTGCTGGTGGAGATGGATG GAATGGGCACAACTGACCATGTGATAGTCCTGGCCTCCACAAACCGGGCGGACATTTTGGACAATGCTCTCATGAGACCAGGGAGACTGGACAGGCACATATTTATTGACCTCCCCACTCTGCAG gagAGGAAGGAGATCTACGAGCAGCACCTGAAGATACTCAAGCtcacccacccagccagcagcTATTCCCTGCGTCTGGCAGAGCTCACCCCAGGGTTCAGTG GGGCAGACATTGCTAATATCTGTAACGAAGCAGCCCTGCACGCTGCCAGGGAAGGCTACAAGTCCATCGACACCTTCAACTTTGAGTACGCTGTGGAGAGAGTCCTAGCCG GAAGTGTGAAGAAAAGTAAGATCCTGTCCAAAGAGGAGCAGAGGATTGTAGCGTTCCATGAGTCTGGCCATGCCCTGGTTGGATGGCTGTTAGAGCACACAGAGGCACTCATGAAG GTGTCCATTGCCCCCAGGACCAACGCTGCCCTCGGCTTTGCCCAAATCCTGCCCAGAGACCAGTACCTGTTCTCCAAAGAACAGCTGTTTGAGAGGATGTGTATGGCTCTAGGAGGAAGAGCCTCGGAGGCCATCACCTTCAACAAGGTCACCACAG GTGCCCAGGATGACCTGCGGAAGGTGACTCGTGTGGCCTACTCCATGGTGAAGCAGTATGGCATGTCCTCCAGTGTGGGTCAGGTGTCCTTCCCCGAGACGGTGGAGCAGGGGGCTGTCGGACGCAGGCCCTTCAGCCAGGGCCTCCAGCAGCAGATGGACCAC GAAGCGAAGCTGTTGATAGCACGCGCCTACAGACAGACCGAGAAACTGCTTCTGGATAACAGAGACAAGCTGATAATG TTGGCCAATGCTCTCCTGGAGCGGGAAGTGGTGAACTATGAGGACATCGAGGCTCTGCTGGGACCCCCTCCCCACGGGCCCAAGAAGATGATCGCCCCTCAGAGCTGGATCGAAGCGGAGAAGGACAAGCAGGACACAGGGGAGGATGATGAGCCACGCCCACCTCCTCGTAGgaaggatgatgatgaggataaTGATGAACATCTGAACCTGAGGCCTGTATGA